One Tessaracoccus lacteus DNA window includes the following coding sequences:
- the trmD gene encoding tRNA (guanosine(37)-N1)-methyltransferase TrmD: MRIDVVSIFPDYFAPLHLSLVGKAISSGIVELGVHDLRGWTHDRHNTTDDTPYGGGAGMVMKPEPWGEALDALEELDLAPMTIVVPTPAGRPFTQELAYELAAKQRLVFACGRYEGIDQRVIDHCVEHYEVFEVSLGDYVLNGGEVASLAVIEAVVRLLPGVIGNPESLAEESHSAGNESLLEYPNYTKPPVWRGREVPQVLLSGNHGLVAKWRREQAVERTRRRRPDLLTPDGRA, from the coding sequence ATGAGGATCGACGTCGTCAGCATCTTCCCCGACTACTTCGCCCCGCTGCACCTGAGCCTCGTCGGCAAGGCCATCTCCTCGGGGATAGTCGAGCTGGGGGTCCACGACCTGCGAGGCTGGACGCACGACCGGCACAACACCACCGACGACACCCCCTACGGCGGTGGAGCCGGCATGGTCATGAAGCCCGAGCCGTGGGGCGAGGCGCTCGACGCCCTCGAGGAGCTCGACCTCGCGCCCATGACGATCGTGGTGCCCACGCCGGCCGGCCGCCCCTTCACACAGGAGCTCGCCTACGAACTGGCCGCGAAGCAGCGGCTCGTGTTCGCGTGCGGCCGCTACGAGGGCATCGACCAGCGCGTCATCGACCACTGCGTCGAGCACTACGAGGTCTTCGAGGTGTCCCTGGGCGACTACGTCCTCAACGGGGGAGAGGTGGCCTCGCTGGCTGTCATCGAGGCCGTCGTGCGCCTCCTACCCGGCGTGATCGGGAACCCGGAGTCGCTGGCGGAGGAGTCGCACTCGGCCGGGAATGAGTCCCTGCTCGAGTACCCGAACTACACCAAGCCGCCGGTGTGGAGGGGGCGCGAGGTGCCCCAGGTGCTGCTGAGCGGCAACCATGGCCTCGTCGCGAAGTGGCGCCGGGAGCAGGCCGTGGAGCGCACGCGCAGGCGTCGCCCGGATCTGCTGACGCCGGACGGGCGTGCCTGA
- a CDS encoding RNA-binding protein yields MLADALEHLVAGIVSNPDDVNVKDKDLRRGRLLEVRVHPDDVGKVIGRQGRTAQALRTVIGALAGKESVRVDFVDVDRPRRR; encoded by the coding sequence ATGCTTGCCGACGCCCTTGAGCACCTCGTCGCGGGGATCGTGTCGAACCCCGACGACGTGAACGTCAAGGACAAGGACCTGCGTCGCGGCCGGCTGCTCGAGGTGCGCGTGCACCCCGACGATGTCGGCAAGGTGATCGGCCGCCAGGGCCGCACCGCCCAGGCGCTGCGCACGGTCATCGGCGCGCTGGCCGGCAAGGAGAGCGTCCGCGTGGACTTCGTCGACGTGGACCGTCCCCGCCGCCGCTGA
- the rplS gene encoding 50S ribosomal protein L19: MTNPLIQEINKAALRDDVPEFRAGDSVKVHVRVVEGTRSRVQVFAGVVIARNAAGVQEAFTVRKVSFGVGVERTFPVNSPIIEKIEVERRGDVRRAKLYYLRGLRGKAAKIKEKR, translated from the coding sequence ATGACCAATCCCCTGATCCAGGAGATCAACAAGGCCGCGCTCCGCGACGACGTCCCGGAGTTCCGCGCCGGCGACTCCGTCAAGGTGCACGTGCGTGTTGTCGAGGGCACTCGGTCGCGTGTGCAGGTGTTCGCGGGCGTCGTCATCGCGCGCAACGCTGCCGGCGTGCAGGAGGCCTTCACGGTCCGCAAGGTGTCCTTCGGTGTCGGAGTCGAGCGCACCTTCCCGGTGAACTCCCCGATCATCGAGAAGATCGAGGTCGAGCGTCGCGGTGACGTCCGTCGCGCCAAGCTCTACTACCTGCGTGGGCTGCGCGGCAAGGCCGCCAAGATCAAGGAGAAGCGCTGA
- the ffh gene encoding signal recognition particle protein: MFDTLQDRLSTVFKGLRSKGRLTEADLDATMREIRIALLEADVNLGVVKEFVAAVKERSLGAELSKALNPSQQIIKIVNEELVSILGGEARTIRFAKRPPTVIMLAGLQGAGKTTLAGKLAKWLAGSQHSPLLVAADLQRPNAVNQLQIVGQRAGVQVFAPEPGNGVGDPVDVARRAIEHARTKLHDVVIVDTAGRLGVDAELMQQAADIKAAVNPDETLFVVDAMIGQDAVNTAKAFDEGVGIDGVVLTKLDGDARGGAALSIARVLGKPIMFASNGEALADFDMFHPDRMASRILGMGDVLTLIEQAEKTFDAEQSRAAAEKLMGRGKFGLQDFLSQMQQLRKMGPMSKILGMLPGAGQFKDAINEIDEKEIDRVEAIIYSMTPKERDDVSILNGSRRARIAKGAGVQVSDVNKLVTRFVEARKMMESMAGGGMPMPGMPGMGRARGASATKKAPGKARKGKKARPVKGRQLPQQRPQAAAPEAPQSMDDFQLPPDLAKMFEQNKPKF, encoded by the coding sequence GTGTTCGACACTCTGCAGGACCGGCTCTCGACGGTGTTCAAGGGGCTCCGCTCCAAGGGGCGGCTGACCGAGGCCGACCTCGACGCCACGATGCGCGAGATCCGCATCGCGCTCCTCGAGGCAGACGTCAACCTCGGCGTGGTCAAGGAGTTCGTCGCGGCGGTCAAGGAACGCTCGCTCGGCGCTGAGCTCTCCAAGGCGCTCAACCCGTCGCAGCAGATCATCAAGATCGTCAACGAGGAGCTCGTCTCCATCCTTGGCGGCGAGGCCCGCACCATCCGCTTCGCGAAGCGGCCCCCGACGGTCATCATGCTCGCCGGCCTGCAGGGCGCGGGTAAGACGACGCTGGCCGGCAAGCTCGCCAAGTGGTTGGCCGGCTCGCAGCACTCCCCGCTGCTGGTGGCCGCCGACCTGCAGCGGCCCAACGCCGTCAACCAGCTGCAGATCGTCGGCCAGCGCGCCGGCGTGCAGGTCTTCGCGCCCGAGCCCGGCAACGGCGTAGGCGACCCCGTCGACGTGGCCCGCCGAGCCATCGAGCACGCCCGCACCAAGCTGCACGACGTCGTGATCGTCGACACCGCAGGTCGGCTGGGCGTCGACGCCGAGCTGATGCAGCAGGCCGCCGACATCAAGGCCGCCGTCAACCCCGACGAGACCCTATTCGTCGTCGACGCCATGATCGGCCAGGACGCCGTCAACACCGCCAAGGCCTTCGACGAGGGCGTCGGCATCGACGGCGTCGTGCTGACCAAGCTCGACGGCGACGCCCGCGGCGGCGCGGCCCTGTCGATCGCCCGCGTGCTCGGCAAGCCGATCATGTTCGCGAGCAACGGCGAGGCGCTGGCCGACTTCGATATGTTCCACCCCGACCGGATGGCCTCGCGCATCCTCGGGATGGGCGACGTCCTCACCCTGATCGAGCAGGCGGAGAAGACCTTCGACGCTGAGCAGTCGCGCGCCGCTGCCGAGAAGCTGATGGGCCGGGGCAAGTTCGGCCTGCAGGACTTCCTCTCGCAGATGCAGCAGCTGCGCAAGATGGGCCCGATGAGCAAGATCCTCGGCATGCTGCCGGGCGCCGGGCAGTTCAAGGACGCCATCAACGAGATCGACGAGAAGGAGATCGACCGCGTCGAGGCGATCATCTACTCGATGACGCCCAAGGAGCGCGACGACGTATCGATCCTCAACGGCTCGCGCCGCGCCCGCATCGCCAAGGGCGCCGGCGTGCAGGTCTCGGACGTCAACAAGCTCGTCACGCGCTTCGTCGAGGCCCGCAAGATGATGGAGTCCATGGCCGGCGGTGGCATGCCCATGCCGGGCATGCCCGGCATGGGCAGGGCCCGTGGCGCGAGCGCCACGAAGAAGGCCCCCGGCAAGGCCCGCAAGGGCAAGAAGGCCCGTCCCGTCAAGGGCCGCCAGCTGCCTCAGCAGCGCCCGCAGGCGGCGGCCCCCGAGGCGCCGCAGAGCATGGACGACTTCCAGCTGCCACCGGATCTGGCGAAGATGTTCGAGCAGAACAAGCCCAAGTTCTAG
- the rimM gene encoding ribosome maturation factor RimM (Essential for efficient processing of 16S rRNA) produces the protein MSEQVEVTVGRFGRAVGIRGEIAVELRTDEPARRFRPGVSLRLGDTGRSVEIDQVRWNRGRLAVTLVGYPDRTAVEALTGLLLHALVPSDERPSEPEEYFDRQLVGLKVLDHRGAQVGTVTEVLHMPAQEVLQVDVTGEERLVPFVSALVPVVDLASGHVQLADVPGLLEDVE, from the coding sequence GTGTCAGAGCAGGTTGAGGTGACGGTGGGCCGGTTCGGGCGCGCCGTAGGCATCCGCGGTGAGATCGCCGTCGAGCTGCGCACCGACGAGCCCGCGCGCCGGTTCCGGCCGGGCGTCTCGCTGCGCCTCGGCGACACGGGTCGCAGCGTCGAGATCGATCAGGTGCGCTGGAACCGCGGTCGGCTGGCGGTCACGCTGGTGGGCTACCCCGACCGCACCGCCGTCGAGGCGCTGACCGGTCTCCTGCTCCACGCCCTGGTGCCGTCGGACGAACGCCCGAGCGAGCCGGAGGAGTACTTCGACCGGCAACTCGTCGGGCTGAAGGTCCTCGACCACCGCGGTGCCCAGGTGGGCACGGTCACCGAGGTGCTGCACATGCCGGCTCAGGAGGTGCTCCAGGTCGACGTCACAGGCGAGGAGCGGCTCGTGCCGTTCGTCAGCGCGCTGGTCCCCGTCGTCGACCTCGCCTCGGGACACGTGCAGCTGGCCGACGTCCCCGGCCTGCTGGAGGACGTCGAATGA
- a CDS encoding metallopeptidase family protein, with translation MDITADAFEALVEEALGQLPERLTDGLDNLIFVIEDEPEDGSDTLGWYEGTALTERDQYGFGQLPDRVVLFRGPLTRMCSDEDHLYDEIWVTLLHELGHYHGIEEHALHDLGWG, from the coding sequence ATGGACATCACCGCCGACGCCTTCGAGGCCCTCGTCGAGGAGGCGCTGGGCCAGCTGCCCGAGCGACTCACCGACGGCCTCGACAACCTCATCTTCGTCATCGAGGACGAGCCGGAGGACGGCTCGGACACGCTCGGCTGGTACGAGGGCACCGCGCTGACCGAACGTGACCAGTACGGGTTCGGGCAGCTGCCCGACAGAGTCGTGCTGTTCCGCGGGCCGCTCACCCGCATGTGTTCCGACGAGGACCACCTCTACGACGAGATCTGGGTCACCCTGCTCCACGAGCTCGGGCACTACCACGGCATCGAGGAGCATGCGTTGCACGACCTGGGCTGGGGCTGA
- a CDS encoding succinate dehydrogenase cytochrome b subunit, giving the protein MATTLTIHQRALRSTVVKKVIMAVSGLIMIVFLLVHMYGNLKMFVSPEAYDHYAHWLKGLAENGIDHEGGIMYPLMPAGQFIIVFRAVMLVAVGAHVWAAATLSRQTIANRGDKYVNYKRQASTYSVRTMRWGGVIVLAFIIFHLLQFTIIPAQFGETDPAKPSVMVHYAFEQWWMVLIYAICMVLICMHVRHGFFSAFNTLGGNTSPNARKVLNVLGIIVAVALFVGFMSMPIAILIGVI; this is encoded by the coding sequence GTGGCAACAACTCTCACTATTCATCAACGAGCGTTGAGAAGCACGGTCGTCAAGAAGGTCATCATGGCGGTGTCCGGCTTGATCATGATCGTGTTCCTCCTCGTGCACATGTACGGCAACCTGAAGATGTTCGTCAGCCCCGAGGCTTACGATCACTACGCGCACTGGCTCAAGGGCCTCGCGGAGAACGGCATCGACCATGAGGGCGGCATCATGTACCCGCTCATGCCTGCCGGTCAGTTCATCATCGTCTTCCGCGCAGTGATGCTCGTCGCGGTCGGTGCGCACGTCTGGGCCGCGGCGACGCTGTCGCGCCAGACCATCGCGAACCGTGGTGACAAGTACGTCAACTACAAGCGTCAGGCCTCGACCTACTCCGTGCGCACCATGCGCTGGGGCGGCGTCATCGTGCTGGCCTTCATCATCTTCCACCTGCTCCAGTTCACGATCATCCCGGCGCAGTTCGGCGAGACCGACCCGGCCAAGCCGAGCGTCATGGTCCACTACGCGTTCGAGCAGTGGTGGATGGTGCTGATCTACGCGATCTGCATGGTGCTGATCTGCATGCACGTGCGGCACGGGTTCTTCAGCGCGTTCAACACGCTCGGTGGCAACACCAGCCCGAACGCGCGCAAGGTCCTCAACGTCCTCGGCATCATCGTCGCTGTCGCCCTGTTCGTCGGCTTCATGAGCATGCCCATCGCAATTCTGATCGGAGTGATCTGA
- the ftsY gene encoding signal recognition particle-docking protein FtsY, translating into MLAVIGVALIVGGIVVYREQRRQELEGSSRGELTPTTEDEPVVVAPTVETPAVPAPTPVAPAEPVTPTSPDVVVEPEVDAEPETPALETPEAPVSRWARLRRRLAGSNNALARALSELLSVDRLDADVWDDFESTLITSDLGVGPATELTEALRSQLAIDGIADPERAREILRAELIKLVDPTLDRSLNLTPAVEGDPAVVMVVGVNGTGKTTTVGKLARVLVAEGKTVVLGAADTFRAAAAEQLATWGDRVGVETVRSDVDGADPASVAFDAVAKGAADGTDVVLVDTAGRLHTKTGLMDELGKVKRVIEKKAPVTEVLLVLDATTGQNGMTQARIFAEVVDVTGIVLTKLDGSAKGGIVVQVQRELGVPVKLVGLGEGVDDLAPFDAEGFVAGILGE; encoded by the coding sequence ATGCTCGCCGTCATCGGAGTCGCGCTGATCGTGGGCGGCATCGTCGTCTACCGCGAGCAGCGCAGGCAGGAACTCGAGGGCTCATCCCGCGGTGAGCTGACGCCGACCACGGAGGACGAGCCTGTGGTCGTGGCTCCCACCGTCGAGACGCCCGCCGTCCCGGCGCCCACGCCCGTCGCGCCCGCGGAGCCGGTAACCCCGACCTCCCCCGACGTGGTCGTCGAGCCCGAGGTCGATGCCGAGCCTGAGACTCCCGCCCTCGAGACCCCGGAGGCGCCCGTCAGCCGCTGGGCGCGCCTGCGTCGTCGGCTGGCCGGCAGCAACAACGCGCTGGCCAGGGCCCTGTCCGAGCTGCTGAGCGTCGACCGCCTCGACGCGGACGTGTGGGACGACTTCGAGTCCACGCTCATCACCTCCGACCTGGGCGTCGGACCCGCCACCGAGCTCACCGAGGCGCTCCGCTCGCAGCTGGCGATCGACGGCATCGCCGACCCGGAGCGCGCCCGCGAGATCCTGCGCGCCGAACTGATCAAGCTCGTCGACCCCACGCTCGACCGTTCCCTCAACCTGACCCCGGCGGTCGAGGGCGACCCCGCCGTCGTGATGGTCGTCGGCGTCAACGGCACCGGCAAGACCACCACGGTCGGCAAGCTTGCCCGCGTGCTCGTCGCGGAGGGGAAGACCGTCGTGCTCGGCGCTGCCGACACCTTCCGCGCAGCCGCCGCTGAGCAGCTCGCCACCTGGGGCGATCGCGTCGGCGTCGAGACCGTCCGCAGCGACGTCGACGGGGCCGACCCCGCCTCCGTCGCCTTCGACGCGGTCGCGAAGGGCGCCGCCGACGGCACCGATGTCGTCCTGGTCGACACCGCCGGCCGCCTGCACACCAAGACGGGCCTGATGGACGAGCTCGGCAAAGTCAAGCGCGTCATCGAGAAGAAGGCACCCGTCACCGAGGTGCTGCTCGTCCTCGACGCGACCACCGGCCAGAACGGCATGACGCAGGCCCGCATCTTCGCCGAGGTGGTCGACGTCACCGGCATCGTGCTGACCAAGCTCGACGGCTCCGCCAAGGGCGGCATCGTCGTGCAGGTGCAGCGCGAGCTCGGCGTCCCCGTCAAGCTCGTCGGGCTCGGCGAGGGCGTCGACGACCTCGCGCCCTTCGACGCCGAGGGATTCGTCGCAGGCATCCTCGGCGAGTGA
- a CDS encoding succinate dehydrogenase/fumarate reductase iron-sulfur subunit, whose protein sequence is MKLKLRIWRQAGANAAGKMVEYDLDGVSEDMSFLEMLDLLNEQLTNANQEPVAFDHDCREGICGMCGVVINGVAHGGSATTTCQLHMRSFADGATIDIEPWHAGAFPVIKDLVVDRTALDHIIQAGGFISSNTGSAPDAHATPAPKRESDVAFDNATCIGCGACVAACPNSSAMLFTSAKITHLAMLPQGQPERYRRVKAMVAQHDEEGFGNCTNIGECAAVCPKGIPLESIAHLNRDLIKSLFKGDGKQ, encoded by the coding sequence GTGAAGCTCAAGCTACGTATCTGGCGTCAGGCCGGCGCCAACGCCGCCGGCAAGATGGTCGAGTACGACCTGGATGGCGTGTCCGAGGACATGTCGTTCCTGGAGATGCTTGACCTTCTCAACGAGCAGCTCACGAACGCGAACCAGGAGCCGGTGGCCTTCGACCACGACTGCCGCGAGGGCATCTGCGGCATGTGTGGCGTCGTCATCAACGGCGTCGCGCACGGCGGTTCCGCCACCACCACCTGCCAGCTGCACATGCGCTCGTTCGCCGATGGCGCGACCATCGACATCGAGCCGTGGCACGCGGGCGCGTTCCCGGTGATCAAGGACCTCGTCGTGGACCGCACTGCCCTGGATCACATCATCCAGGCCGGCGGCTTCATCTCGAGCAACACCGGTTCGGCCCCCGACGCTCACGCCACCCCGGCGCCGAAGCGGGAGTCGGACGTCGCGTTCGACAACGCGACGTGCATCGGCTGTGGTGCGTGTGTCGCCGCCTGCCCGAACAGCTCCGCCATGCTGTTCACGTCGGCGAAGATCACGCACCTCGCGATGCTGCCCCAGGGCCAGCCCGAGCGCTACCGTCGCGTCAAGGCCATGGTCGCGCAGCACGACGAGGAGGGCTTCGGCAACTGCACCAACATCGGTGAGTGCGCCGCGGTCTGCCCCAAGGGCATCCCGCTCGAGTCCATCGCCCACCTCAACCGCGACCTCATCAAGTCGCTGTTCAAGGGCGACGGCAAGCAGTAG
- a CDS encoding fumarate reductase/succinate dehydrogenase flavoprotein subunit yields the protein MTDAITTAPLTGQFWTEGEDICDTKAPQVAIDKVWQTRQFQARLVNPANRRKLSVIIVGTGLAGGAAAATLGEAGYNVLNFCYQDSPRRAHSIAAQGGINAAKNYRNDNDSTHRLFYDTVKGGDYRARETNVYRLAEVSANIIDQCVAQGVPFAREYGGLLDTRSFGGVQVQRTFYARGQTGQQLLIGCYQQLERQVAAGTVKMYTRHEMVELIVVDGKARGIVTRNMINGKVETYTADAVVLATGGYGNVFFLSTNAMGCNVTANWRAHRKGAYFGNPCYTQIHPTCIPVHGETQSKLTLMSESLRNDGRIWVPKKAEDCAKDPREIAEEDRDYYLERIYPAFGNLVPRDIASRQAKNMCDEGRGVGPAVKEVTEGGEERMMRRGVYLDFSDAINRLGQKAVENKYGNLFDMYQQITGENPYEVPMRIYPAVHYTMGGLWVDYDLQSTIPGLYVTGEANFSDHGANRLGASALMQGLADGYFVLPNTINDYLADAPFDKLADDHPAVVEARDAAQARIDALLAVQGTRSVDSFHKELGHIMWEYCGMNRTEEGLKKAIGLIRELKEEFWKNVRVTGVNEDFNQALERAGRLVDFFELGELMCVDALHRRESCGGHFRAESQTEDGEALRHDDEFCYVAAWEWAGDNAKPVLHREPLVYKAIELKQRSYK from the coding sequence ATGACCGACGCCATCACCACCGCACCGCTGACCGGCCAGTTCTGGACCGAGGGCGAGGACATCTGTGACACCAAGGCGCCGCAGGTTGCCATCGACAAGGTGTGGCAGACCCGCCAGTTCCAGGCCCGCCTGGTCAACCCGGCCAACCGCCGCAAGCTGAGCGTCATCATCGTCGGCACCGGCCTTGCCGGTGGCGCCGCCGCCGCGACCCTGGGTGAGGCCGGCTACAACGTCCTCAACTTCTGCTACCAGGACAGCCCGCGACGCGCCCACTCGATCGCCGCCCAGGGCGGCATCAACGCTGCGAAGAACTACCGCAACGACAACGACTCGACGCACCGTCTGTTCTACGACACGGTCAAGGGCGGCGACTACCGCGCCCGCGAGACGAACGTCTACCGCCTCGCCGAGGTCTCCGCGAACATCATCGACCAGTGCGTCGCGCAGGGCGTCCCGTTCGCCCGCGAGTACGGCGGCCTGCTGGATACCCGTTCGTTCGGTGGCGTCCAGGTGCAGCGCACCTTCTACGCGCGTGGCCAGACGGGTCAGCAGCTGCTGATCGGCTGCTACCAGCAGCTCGAGCGTCAGGTCGCCGCCGGCACCGTCAAGATGTACACCCGCCACGAGATGGTCGAGCTGATCGTCGTCGACGGCAAGGCCCGCGGCATCGTGACCCGCAACATGATCAACGGCAAGGTCGAGACCTACACCGCTGACGCCGTCGTGCTCGCCACGGGTGGCTACGGCAACGTGTTCTTCCTGTCCACCAACGCGATGGGCTGCAACGTCACCGCCAACTGGCGCGCCCACCGCAAGGGAGCCTACTTCGGGAACCCCTGCTACACGCAGATCCACCCGACCTGCATCCCGGTGCACGGCGAGACCCAGTCGAAGCTGACCCTGATGTCGGAGTCGCTGCGTAACGACGGCCGCATCTGGGTGCCCAAGAAGGCCGAGGACTGCGCCAAGGATCCGCGCGAGATTGCCGAGGAGGATCGCGACTACTACCTGGAGCGCATCTACCCGGCATTCGGCAACCTGGTTCCCCGCGACATCGCGTCGCGTCAGGCGAAGAACATGTGCGACGAGGGCCGCGGTGTCGGCCCCGCCGTGAAGGAGGTCACCGAGGGTGGCGAGGAGCGCATGATGCGCCGTGGCGTCTACCTCGATTTCTCCGACGCCATCAACCGCCTCGGTCAGAAGGCTGTCGAGAATAAGTACGGCAACCTCTTCGACATGTACCAGCAGATCACCGGTGAGAACCCCTACGAGGTGCCGATGCGCATCTACCCGGCGGTGCACTACACCATGGGCGGCCTCTGGGTCGACTACGACCTGCAGTCCACCATCCCCGGCCTGTACGTGACCGGTGAGGCGAACTTCTCCGACCACGGTGCGAACCGCCTCGGCGCCTCCGCGCTGATGCAGGGTCTCGCCGACGGCTACTTCGTTCTGCCGAACACCATCAACGACTACCTCGCTGATGCCCCGTTCGACAAGCTTGCCGACGACCACCCGGCCGTCGTCGAGGCCCGCGATGCCGCCCAGGCCCGTATCGACGCGCTGCTCGCCGTGCAGGGCACCCGCTCGGTCGACTCCTTCCACAAGGAACTCGGCCACATCATGTGGGAGTACTGCGGCATGAACCGGACCGAGGAGGGCCTCAAGAAGGCCATCGGTCTCATCCGCGAGCTGAAGGAGGAGTTCTGGAAGAACGTCCGCGTCACGGGCGTCAACGAGGACTTCAACCAGGCCCTGGAGCGCGCCGGCCGTCTCGTCGACTTCTTCGAGCTCGGTGAGCTCATGTGCGTCGACGCGCTGCACCGCCGCGAGTCCTGCGGCGGTCACTTCCGCGCCGAGTCGCAGACCGAGGACGGCGAGGCCCTCCGCCACGACGACGAGTTCTGCTACGTCGCCGCGTGGGAGTGGGCAGGCGACAACGCCAAGCCCGTGCTGCACCGCGAGCCGCTCGTCTACAAGGCAATCGAACTGAAGCAACGGAGTTACAAGTGA
- the rpsP gene encoding 30S ribosomal protein S16 has protein sequence MATKIRLKRLGKIRSPHYRIIVIDSRAKRDGQAIEEIGLYHPKNDPSVIRVDSERAQYWLSVGAQPTEAVVAILKRTGDWQKFSGDTTPSGVDPQPERRDREAEFAKALAEDAGATAPAISKAKKKADEDAAKKATEAVAEDASAEAPAEGE, from the coding sequence GTGGCTACCAAGATTCGTCTGAAGCGTCTCGGCAAGATTCGCTCGCCCCACTACCGCATCATCGTCATCGACTCCCGCGCCAAGCGCGACGGTCAGGCCATCGAGGAGATCGGCCTGTACCACCCGAAGAACGATCCCAGCGTGATCCGCGTCGACTCCGAGCGCGCCCAGTACTGGCTGTCCGTCGGCGCCCAGCCGACCGAGGCCGTCGTCGCCATCCTCAAGCGGACCGGCGACTGGCAGAAGTTCTCCGGCGACACCACGCCGTCGGGCGTTGACCCGCAGCCCGAGCGTCGCGACCGCGAGGCCGAGTTCGCCAAGGCCCTGGCCGAGGACGCCGGCGCCACCGCCCCGGCCATCTCCAAGGCCAAGAAGAAGGCCGACGAGGACGCCGCCAAGAAGGCCACCGAGGCCGTTGCCGAGGACGCCTCCGCTGAGGCTCCCGCCGAGGGCGAGTGA
- a CDS encoding amidohydrolase family protein, whose translation MSNALHIDGVVLPDGERRDLWIADGVISPEPVAGAETVATGCWVMPGLVDAHCHVGLGPDGAVTDEVAAQQAQDDLMSGTMLIRDAGSASDTRWLQGRAEQPRLIRAGRHIARPKRYIRNLAAEVEPAELVAEVRSQARAGDGWVKLVGDWIDRSVGDLTPLWPADVAEQAIAAAHEEGARVTAHCFAEQSVAELVAAGIDCIEHGTGMSDEVIAQMAGRGTALVPTMINLDRFPNYAAPAEERFPTYFAHMHHLYDRRHETIGKAVDAGITVFSGTDAGTVVRHGRVRDEIDELAKIAGNEYALGAASWNARPWLGADILTDGASADLLVLDADPREDLTTLRRPVALILRGRRVA comes from the coding sequence ATGAGCAACGCGCTGCACATCGACGGAGTTGTCCTTCCCGACGGCGAACGACGCGATCTCTGGATCGCCGACGGCGTCATCTCCCCGGAGCCGGTCGCCGGCGCCGAGACCGTCGCGACGGGCTGCTGGGTCATGCCGGGCCTCGTCGACGCGCACTGCCACGTCGGCCTCGGACCCGACGGCGCCGTGACCGACGAGGTCGCGGCGCAGCAGGCGCAGGACGACCTGATGTCCGGCACCATGCTGATCCGCGACGCGGGATCCGCCTCCGACACCCGGTGGCTGCAGGGCCGCGCGGAACAGCCGCGCCTCATCCGAGCAGGCCGCCACATCGCAAGGCCGAAGCGCTACATCCGCAACCTGGCCGCGGAGGTGGAGCCCGCCGAACTGGTCGCCGAGGTCCGCAGCCAGGCGCGCGCCGGCGACGGCTGGGTCAAGCTCGTCGGCGACTGGATCGACCGTTCGGTCGGCGACCTGACACCCCTGTGGCCCGCAGACGTCGCCGAACAGGCCATCGCCGCCGCGCATGAAGAGGGCGCGCGCGTCACGGCGCACTGCTTCGCCGAGCAGTCCGTCGCTGAACTCGTCGCCGCGGGAATCGACTGCATCGAGCACGGCACCGGCATGTCGGACGAGGTCATCGCGCAGATGGCCGGGCGCGGCACCGCGCTGGTGCCCACCATGATCAACCTGGACCGCTTCCCCAACTACGCCGCTCCCGCCGAGGAGCGGTTCCCGACGTATTTCGCGCACATGCACCACCTCTACGACCGCCGCCACGAGACGATCGGCAAGGCCGTCGACGCGGGCATCACCGTCTTCTCCGGCACGGACGCGGGCACCGTCGTGCGGCACGGCAGGGTCCGCGACGAGATCGACGAGCTCGCGAAGATCGCCGGCAACGAGTACGCGCTGGGCGCGGCCAGCTGGAACGCGCGCCCCTGGCTCGGCGCCGACATCCTCACCGACGGTGCGAGCGCGGACCTCCTCGTGCTGGACGCCGACCCCCGCGAGGACCTCACCACGCTGCGCCGGCCCGTCGCGCTGATCCTGCGCGGCAGGCGCGTCGCCTGA